A stretch of the Acyrthosiphon pisum isolate AL4f chromosome A2, pea_aphid_22Mar2018_4r6ur, whole genome shotgun sequence genome encodes the following:
- the LOC107885541 gene encoding uncharacterized protein LOC107885541 — protein sequence MDAQDNAPNDPNVVVNANQVVDAIANMRLPAFWKRFPTLWFNYAESTFITHRVTANATKVHFVVSALDEEAVRNIGDLLNTAASYSDIRTRLISAYEVPQALLFREIVKPGGLGDRRPSQLLRDMRNSMPPSLGEDALKEFWLQKLPSSVTAILVGLDAPLDELAARADRILDVSNPQSVDVLSKEQFSDLAGAVSALSQQVKSLTKIVNSAEGTSRSRSRAPARSDAEQPEKMCFYHARFGKRARACHSPCSFKQEPRESPTSAPAEN from the coding sequence ATGGACGCGCAGGATAACGCGCCTAACGACCCAAACGTCGTCGTCAACGCGAACCAAGTCGTGGATGCCATCGCGAACATGCGACTTCCGGCATTTTGGAAGCGCTTCCCGACCCTATGGTTCAATTACGCGGAGTCCACGTTCATAACGCATCGCGTCACCGCCAACGCGACCAAAGTACATTTCGTCGTCAGCGCTCTAGATGAAGAAGCAGTGAGAAACATCGGCGACCTTCTAAATACGGCCGCCTCCTACTCCGACATTCGCACACGTCTCATCAGCGCCTATGAGGTGCCCCAAGCACTGTTGTTCCGCGAAATTGTTAAGCCCGGAGGTTTAGGTGACCGCCGACCATCGCAACTGCTTCGTGACATGCGCAACAGCATGCCACCCAGCTTAGGTGAAGACGCGTTAAAAGAATTTTGGCTACAGAAACTCCCGTCGAGCGTTACCGCCATCCTCGTGGGCCTTGACGCGCCGTTGGATGAACTGGCCGCACGCGCAGACCGTATTTTGGATGTGTCCAACCCGCAGAGCGTCGATGTCCTATCAAAGGAGCAGTTTAGCGACCTGGCCGGCGCTGTGTCCGCGTTGTCACAACAAGTCAAGTCCCTCACGAAAATCGTCAACTCCGCGGAAGGGACATCGCGATCACGGTCGCGAGCACCCGCGCGTTCGGACGCAGAACAGCCGGagaaaatgtgtttttaccACGCTAGGTTCGGCAAGAGGGCGCGCGCTTGTCACTCGCCGTGCAGTTTCAAGCAAGAACCACGGGAAAGTCCCACATCCGCGCCTGCGGAAAACTAA
- the LOC107885551 gene encoding uncharacterized protein LOC107885551, translating to MDAQDNAPNDPNVVVNANQVVDAIANMRLPAFWKRSPTLWFNYAESTFITHRVTANATNVHFVVSALDEEAVRNIGDLLNTAASYSDIRTRLISAYEVPQALLFREIVKPGGLGDRRPFVVRDMRNSMPPSLGEDALKEFWLQKLPSSVTAILVGLDAPLDELAARADRILDVSNPQSVDVLSKEQFSDLAGAVSALSQQVKSLTKIVNSAEGTSRSRSRAPARSDAEQPEKMCFYHARFGKRARACHSPCSFKQEPRESPTSAPAEN from the coding sequence ATGGACGCGCAGGATAACGCGCCTAACGACCCGAACGTCGTCGTCAACGCGAACCAAGTCGTGGATGCCATCGCGAACATGCGACTTCCGGCATTTTGGAAGCGCTCCCCGACCCTATGGTTCAATTACGCGGAGTCCACGTTCATAACGCATCGCGTCACCGCCAACGCGACCAACGTACATTTCGTCGTCAGCGCTCTAGATGAAGAAGCAGTGAGAAACATCGGCGACCTTCTAAATACGGCCGCCTCCTACTCCGACATTCGCACACGTCTCATCAGCGCCTATGAGGTGCCGCAAGCACTGTTGTTCCGCGAAATTGTTAAGCCCGGAGGTTTAGGTGACCGCCGACCATTCGTGGTTCGTGACATGCGCAACAGCATGCCTCCCAGCTTAGGTGAAGACGCGTTAAAAGAATTTTGGCTACAGAAACTCCCGTCGAGCGTTACCGCCATCCTCGTGGGCCTCGACGCGCCGTTGGATGAACTGGCCGCACGCGCAGACCGTATTTTGGATGTGTCCAACCCGCAGAGCGTCGATGTCCTATCAAAGGAGCAGTTTAGCGACCTGGCCGGCGCTGTGTCCGCGTTGTCACAACAAGTCAAGTCCCTTACGAAAATCGTCAACTCCGCGGAAGGGACATCGCGATCACGGTCGCGAGCACCCGCGCGTTCGGACGCAGAACAGCCGGagaaaatgtgtttttaccACGCTAGGTTCGGCAAGAGGGCGCGCGCTTGTCACTCGCCGTGCAGTTTCAAGCAAGAACCACGGGAAAGTCCCACGTCCGCGCCTGCGGAAAACTAA
- the LOC103311649 gene encoding uncharacterized protein LOC103311649, giving the protein MDAQNNAPNDPNVVVNANQVVDAIANMRLPAFWKRSPTLWFNYAESTFITHRVTANATKVHFVVSALDEEAVRNIGDLLNTAASYSDIRTRLISAYEVPQALLFREIVKPGGLGDRRPSQLLRDMRNSMPPSLGEDALKEFWLQKLPSSVTAILVGLDAPLDELAARADRILDVSNPQSVDVLSKEQFSDMASAVSALSQQVKSLTKIVNSAEGTSRSRSRAPARSDAEQPEKMCFYHARFGKRARACHSPCSFKQEPRESPTSTPAEN; this is encoded by the coding sequence ATGGACGCGCAGAATAACGCGCCTAACGACCCAAACGTCGTCGTCAACGCGAACCAAGTCGTGGATGCCATCGCGAACATGCGACTTCCGGCATTTTGGAAGCGCTCCCCGACCCTATGGTTCAATTACGCGGAGTCCACGTTCATAACGCATCGCGTCACCGCCAACGCGACCAAAGTACATTTCGTCGTCAGCGCTCTAGATGAAGAAGCAGTGAGAAACATCGGCGACCTTCTAAATACGGCCGCCTCCTACTCCGACATTCGCACACGTCTCATCAGCGCCTATGAGGTGCCCCAAGCACTGTTGTTCCGCGAAATTGTTAAGCCCGGAGGTTTAGGTGACCGCCGACCATCGCAACTGCTTCGTGACATGCGCAACAGCATGCCACCCAGCTTAGGTGAAGACGCGTTAAAAGAATTTTGGCTACAGAAACTCCCGTCGAGCGTTACCGCCATCCTCGTGGGCCTCGACGCGCCGTTGGATGAACTGGCCGCACGCGCAGACCGTATTTTGGATGTGTCCAACCCGCAGAGCGTCGATGTCCTATCAAAGGAGCAGTTTAGCGACATGGCCAGCGCTGTGTCCGCGTTGTCACAACAAGTCAAGTCCCTCACGAAAATCGTCAACTCCGCGGAAGGGACATCGCGATCACGGTCGCGAGCACCCGCGCGTTCGGACGCAGAACAGCCGGagaaaatgtgtttttaccACGCTAGGTTCGGCAAGAGGGCGCGCGCTTGTCACTCGCCGTGCAGTTTCAAGCAAGAACCACGGGAAAGTCCCACGTCCACGCCTGCGGAAAACTAA
- the LOC115034121 gene encoding uncharacterized protein LOC115034121 yields the protein MAEKGETNIDISSTDENSDMRKKKKKPKLLLDCNDPSSSCPRYSASVDDSDNGMKLITNSKSHRLKGLWSPSPSKKKFKCQSDPQGSVKYFDVNIKKSAVRKISYSDSDRNENIASEITTESSLVKNIENSSIQPMNMELIDLDRLLNNDDDIIDYSNDYITIDANDSGVLAQNKTAAAAVTSVTLSDEQSSAVKQLIMTNGKRELDVNTSLIKPG from the exons ATGGCAGAAAAAGGAGAGACAAACATAGATATATCGTCTACTGATGAAAATAGTGACATgagaaagaagaaaaaaaaacccaaactGTTATTGGACTGTAATGATCCTTCTTCATCGTGCCCACGGTATTCTG CTTCTGTTGATGATTCTGACAATGGTATGAAATTAATTACCAATTCAAAATCTCATAGATTAAAAGGATTATGGTCACCTTCTCCAAGTAAAAAGAAAT ttaaatgtcAATCAGACCCTCAAGGatcagttaaatattttgatgtgaaTATAAAAAAGTCAGCAGTTCGAAAAATTTCTTATAGTGATTCCGATAGAAatgaaaatatag CTTCAGAAATAACTACAGAATCATCATtagtgaaaaatattgaaaatagtaGTATTCAACCCATGAACATGGAATTAATTGATTTGGATAGACTATtgaataatgatgatgatattattgattattctaATGATTACATCACTATTGATGCTAATGATAGCGGTGTACTTGCTCAAAATAAAACGGCTGCAGCTGCAGTTACTTCTGTAACACTTTCAG atGAACAAAGCTCCGCTGTTAAACAGTTGATCATGACAAATGGAAAACGAGAATTGGACGTTAACACATCACTGATAAAGCCTGgttag
- the LOC115034082 gene encoding uncharacterized protein LOC115034082 produces the protein MELGQRMENLETQNLSNMQTAANNNENTYHSQDISGLPLNTISDLNEFNQKLSEDETFCNNLINQLTYIGGKHFKAMIKRIMAKLFTDELLKLFSYSGKKGKTKFSDQMICPIIFDAVKKQSKFKNVTQNEMEEVVKYVLAQAPFNIKRLQLK, from the exons ATGGAATTGGGCCAAAGAATGGAGAATTTGGAGACTCAAAATCTCAGTAATATGCAAACAGCtgctaataataatgaaaacaccTATCACTCACAAGATATATCTGGCTTACCATTGAACACTATCTCAGACTTAAATGAATTTAATCAGAAATTATCTGAAGAtgaaacattttgtaataatttg ATAAATCAACTAACATATATAGgaggaaaacattttaaagcaATGATAAAAAGGATAATGGCCAAACTCTTTACTGATGAactcttaaaattgttttcatattctggcaaaaaaggaaaaacaaaattttccgACCAAATGATTTGTCCTATTATTTTTG ATGCTGTAAAAAAACaatccaaatttaaaaatgtaactcaGAATGAAATGGAAGAAGTAGTGAAGTATGTCCTTGCCCAAGCTCCTTTCAACATCAAAAGACTTCaacttaaataa